The following proteins are co-located in the Dyadobacter chenwenxiniae genome:
- a CDS encoding TapB family protein → MKKTLLWSILMLFFIHTLSFAQECGGIAIKQDSGFEMTNFDAKGKESGKIIYKIVNVSQEGSATVFSVDMEALNAKGKSELKNTYQMKCDGNVTTVDAKSLISQEQLRTFKDMEMKFTYDNIEYPTKYVVGDKLKDASVKGTGQSGPMGITFDMLIKNRNVVGQEKITVPSGTFDAYKIKSDMAFEMKMGFPVKMEMESISYRAPGVLWDLKTETYRKGKLIGYSELTKIY, encoded by the coding sequence ATGAAAAAAACGCTATTATGGAGCATTCTGATGCTCTTTTTTATTCACACACTGTCCTTTGCACAAGAATGCGGCGGCATAGCGATCAAGCAGGACAGCGGTTTTGAGATGACGAACTTCGACGCCAAGGGAAAAGAATCCGGGAAGATCATTTACAAAATTGTGAACGTCTCGCAAGAAGGCTCAGCAACGGTCTTCAGTGTAGATATGGAAGCGCTGAATGCGAAGGGAAAGTCGGAGCTAAAAAATACTTATCAGATGAAGTGTGATGGCAATGTGACGACTGTTGATGCCAAATCGCTGATCAGCCAGGAGCAGCTCAGAACTTTCAAGGATATGGAAATGAAATTTACTTACGACAACATTGAATATCCGACCAAATACGTCGTTGGTGATAAATTGAAGGATGCTTCTGTCAAAGGGACCGGGCAGTCGGGCCCGATGGGCATCACATTCGATATGCTAATTAAAAACAGAAATGTGGTTGGGCAGGAAAAAATCACCGTTCCAAGCGGAACATTTGATGCCTACAAGATCAAATCTGACATGGCATTTGAAATGAAAATGGGCTTTCCGGTGAAGATGGAAATGGAAAGTATTTCGTACCGCGCGCCTGGCGTTTTATGGGACCTGAAAACTGAAACTTACCGGAAGGGAAAGCTCATCGGATACAGCGAACTCACCAAGATCTACTGA
- a CDS encoding DUF4834 family protein, whose amino-acid sequence MKLVFNIILIFLLLIAFVPFFRRFIFHLLVGRQLIKEQERQYKAQQQRQRPNAGVKVDNTPPDVNQSSRFRGGEYVDYEEVK is encoded by the coding sequence ATGAAACTCGTATTTAATATAATCCTCATATTCCTGCTTCTGATCGCATTTGTTCCGTTTTTTAGAAGATTTATTTTCCACTTGCTTGTAGGCCGCCAGCTCATTAAAGAACAGGAAAGGCAATACAAGGCCCAGCAGCAACGCCAACGTCCCAATGCGGGTGTGAAAGTGGATAATACGCCGCCGGATGTTAATCAGTCGTCCCGTTTCCGAGGCGGTGAGTATGTGGATTATGAAGAAGTGAAGTAA
- the carB gene encoding carbamoyl-phosphate synthase large subunit, with protein MPKNTNINSVLIIGSGPIIIGQACEFDYAGSQAARSLREEGIEVVLINSNPATIMTDPISADHVYLLPLEKKYIVEILEKHKAMGKPIDAVLPTMGGQTALNLAIDCDKAGIWKKYNVDLIGVDIKAIETTEDREKFRLKMLELDVNVCKGRTARSFLEGKEIAQEIGFPLVIRPSYTLGGTGGGFVEREEDFDKALNNGLHASPVHEVLVEQSAMGWKEYELELLRDNKGNFIIICSIENFDPMGVHTGDSITVAPAMTLPDTLYQQMRDLAIKMMDGIGKFAGGCNVQFSVNPANDQIIAIEINPRVSRSSALASKATGYPIAKIAAKMAIGYNLDELINPITGSTSAFFEPSIDYVIVKVPRWNFDKFKGADRSLGLQMKSVGEAMGIGRNFQEALQKACQSLEIRRNGLGADGRELRDQEAIKHSLKHPSWDRLFHIYDAFKIGLSFKTIQSLTQIDSWFLRQIEELIELEHEIEKFDLSDLPKELLLTAKQKGYADRQIAHLIGTKESKVYDKRKELGIKRVYKCVDTCAAEFEAKTPYYYSTFNTSQEYPDNESIVSDRKKVVVLGSGPNRIGQGIEFDYSCVHGVLAAKEEGYETIMINCNPETVSTDPDIADKLYFEPVFWEHVFDIIEHEKPEGVIVQLGGQTALKMAEKLEKYGIKIIGTSYHSLDWAEDRGRFSSLLEDLEIPFPKFGTVRTSDAAVELSRTLGFPLLVRPSYVLGGQSMKIVINEKEMEQHVVKILHDIPDNNILLDHFLEGALEAEADAICDGEDAYIIGVMEHIEPAGIHSGDSHAALPPFDLTADEIRQIEEHTRKIALAMNVIGLINVQFAIKNGIVYVIEANPRASRTVPFICKAYQEPYVNYATKLMLGTKKLKDFTFNPVKKGWAIKIPVFSFNKFPNVNKELGPEMKSTGEAIYFIDDLQDDFFQKIYGERNLYLSR; from the coding sequence GTGCCCAAAAATACGAATATCAATTCCGTTCTAATTATCGGTTCAGGTCCAATTATCATCGGTCAGGCATGCGAATTTGACTATGCCGGTTCTCAGGCTGCCCGTTCGCTGCGCGAAGAAGGGATAGAAGTTGTGTTGATCAACTCCAACCCCGCCACGATCATGACTGACCCGATCAGTGCAGATCATGTTTACCTGCTTCCATTGGAAAAGAAATATATCGTTGAAATCCTGGAAAAACACAAAGCGATGGGCAAGCCTATCGATGCAGTGCTTCCTACAATGGGCGGACAAACCGCGTTAAACCTTGCCATTGATTGCGATAAAGCCGGGATTTGGAAAAAGTATAATGTGGATCTCATCGGAGTCGACATTAAGGCCATTGAAACGACGGAGGATCGGGAGAAGTTCAGGTTGAAAATGCTTGAACTCGATGTGAATGTCTGCAAAGGCCGCACGGCAAGATCGTTTTTGGAAGGAAAAGAAATTGCGCAGGAAATCGGTTTTCCGCTTGTGATCCGCCCTTCCTATACATTAGGAGGAACAGGAGGCGGTTTTGTTGAAAGAGAAGAGGATTTCGACAAAGCATTGAACAATGGATTGCATGCCTCGCCGGTCCACGAAGTTTTGGTTGAACAAAGCGCAATGGGCTGGAAAGAATACGAATTAGAGCTCTTGCGAGATAATAAAGGCAATTTCATCATCATCTGCTCCATTGAGAACTTTGACCCGATGGGCGTGCATACAGGTGACAGCATTACAGTTGCGCCGGCGATGACGCTTCCGGATACGCTTTACCAGCAAATGCGCGACCTGGCAATCAAGATGATGGACGGGATCGGAAAGTTTGCGGGTGGCTGTAATGTTCAGTTTTCAGTAAACCCTGCCAATGATCAGATCATTGCCATTGAAATTAATCCGCGTGTTTCACGCTCTTCTGCGCTGGCATCCAAAGCAACCGGTTATCCAATTGCGAAAATCGCTGCAAAAATGGCCATTGGCTATAACCTGGACGAGCTGATTAACCCAATCACTGGAAGCACTTCGGCTTTCTTCGAGCCTTCGATCGACTATGTGATCGTAAAAGTGCCGCGTTGGAACTTTGATAAATTCAAAGGTGCTGACCGTTCTTTGGGACTTCAAATGAAATCGGTTGGAGAAGCGATGGGCATTGGCCGGAATTTCCAGGAAGCGCTGCAAAAAGCATGTCAGTCACTGGAAATCAGAAGAAACGGTTTGGGAGCGGATGGTCGCGAGCTTCGTGATCAGGAAGCCATCAAACACAGCCTGAAACATCCGAGCTGGGATCGCCTTTTCCACATATATGATGCTTTCAAAATTGGTTTATCATTCAAAACCATTCAAAGCCTCACCCAAATTGATTCCTGGTTCCTGCGTCAGATCGAAGAATTAATCGAGCTGGAACACGAGATAGAAAAATTTGACCTTAGCGATCTACCGAAGGAACTTCTGCTCACTGCAAAACAAAAAGGCTACGCAGATCGCCAGATCGCCCATTTGATCGGCACAAAAGAAAGCAAAGTCTACGACAAGCGTAAGGAGCTAGGTATTAAGCGCGTATACAAGTGCGTTGACACCTGCGCAGCTGAATTTGAAGCAAAAACACCTTACTATTACTCCACATTCAACACTTCCCAGGAATATCCCGACAACGAATCCATTGTCAGCGACCGCAAAAAAGTGGTTGTGCTGGGTTCTGGTCCAAACCGGATCGGACAGGGAATTGAGTTTGACTACTCATGCGTTCACGGGGTTTTGGCTGCGAAGGAAGAAGGTTACGAGACCATTATGATCAACTGTAACCCGGAAACAGTTTCAACCGATCCGGACATTGCGGATAAACTGTATTTTGAGCCTGTTTTCTGGGAGCATGTCTTCGACATCATCGAACATGAAAAACCCGAAGGCGTAATTGTTCAGCTTGGCGGACAAACTGCCCTTAAAATGGCAGAAAAGCTTGAAAAATACGGCATTAAGATCATTGGCACCAGTTACCATTCACTCGACTGGGCCGAAGATCGCGGGCGCTTCTCTTCCCTTTTGGAAGACCTTGAAATACCATTCCCTAAATTCGGAACGGTAAGGACCTCGGATGCTGCAGTTGAATTGTCCCGCACGCTCGGTTTCCCGCTTCTGGTTCGCCCAAGTTACGTTTTGGGTGGACAGAGCATGAAAATTGTGATCAATGAAAAAGAAATGGAGCAGCATGTGGTTAAAATCCTGCATGATATTCCGGATAACAATATTTTGCTTGACCATTTCCTTGAAGGGGCTTTGGAAGCGGAAGCAGACGCCATCTGCGACGGTGAAGACGCTTACATTATCGGGGTTATGGAGCATATCGAACCCGCCGGGATTCACTCCGGTGATTCGCACGCCGCACTTCCGCCATTCGATCTGACAGCGGACGAAATACGCCAGATTGAAGAGCATACGCGGAAAATTGCGTTGGCAATGAATGTGATCGGATTGATCAATGTGCAGTTCGCTATTAAGAATGGCATTGTTTACGTGATCGAGGCAAATCCAAGAGCTTCCCGCACCGTTCCGTTTATTTGCAAGGCTTATCAAGAACCTTATGTAAATTATGCAACGAAGTTGATGCTGGGCACTAAGAAATTGAAAGACTTCACATTTAATCCTGTGAAAAAAGGCTGGGCGATTAAAATCCCGGTATTCTCTTTCAACAAATTCCCGAATGTAAATAAGGAACTTGGGCCGGAAATGAAGTCAACCGGGGAAGCTATTTATTTCATCGATGACTTGCAGGATGATTTCTTCCAAAAAATTTACGGCGAGCGGAATCTATATCTGAGCCGCTAG
- the bshA gene encoding N-acetyl-alpha-D-glucosaminyl L-malate synthase BshA codes for MKIGIVCYPTFGGSGVVATELGKALAKVGHQVHFITYSQPQRLDFFNENLYYHEVNIPAYPLFQYPPYESALSSEMVHVAASANLDLLHVHYAIPHASSAYLAKQILAQQGIHIPVITTLHGTDITLVGKDESYEPVVTFSINQSDGITAVSESLKRDTYAHFAITKDIEVIPNFIDLDRFNRQKKEHFKLAICPNDEKLIVHTSNFRKVKRIDDVILIFEKLRKLLPSKLLLVGDGPDRQRIERMCKDLDMLSDVRFLGKLDAIEEVLSVADLFLMPSESESFGLAALEALACEVPIITSNAGGLPELNLHGITGFLSDVGDVDDMVKNAAYILDDANLPTFKANALARAKEFDITKILPHYESYYEKVVENSKAIAI; via the coding sequence ATGAAAATTGGCATTGTATGCTATCCTACCTTCGGAGGAAGCGGTGTGGTAGCTACTGAACTTGGTAAGGCACTTGCGAAAGTAGGCCATCAGGTTCATTTTATTACATATTCACAGCCCCAAAGACTCGACTTCTTCAATGAGAACCTTTACTACCACGAAGTAAATATCCCGGCTTACCCGCTGTTCCAATATCCGCCTTACGAATCCGCATTGTCCAGTGAAATGGTTCACGTAGCCGCAAGTGCTAACCTGGACTTGCTGCACGTGCATTACGCGATCCCGCATGCGTCGTCCGCGTATCTGGCCAAGCAAATCCTGGCACAGCAGGGCATTCACATTCCCGTCATCACAACATTGCACGGGACGGACATTACGCTGGTTGGAAAAGATGAGTCGTACGAACCAGTTGTAACATTCAGCATTAACCAGTCGGATGGGATTACTGCCGTTTCTGAATCTTTGAAAAGGGACACTTATGCCCATTTTGCGATCACCAAAGACATTGAGGTGATCCCGAATTTCATTGATCTGGACCGTTTTAACCGCCAGAAAAAGGAGCATTTCAAATTAGCGATCTGCCCGAATGACGAGAAACTGATCGTCCACACATCCAATTTCAGAAAAGTAAAGCGCATTGACGACGTAATCCTGATTTTCGAAAAATTGCGCAAGTTGTTGCCTAGTAAGCTTTTATTGGTGGGGGATGGCCCGGACAGGCAGCGCATTGAACGGATGTGCAAAGACCTTGATATGCTTTCTGATGTTAGATTTCTGGGTAAACTGGATGCGATCGAAGAAGTGCTTTCCGTAGCGGACTTGTTCCTTATGCCTTCTGAATCAGAAAGCTTTGGGCTTGCCGCATTGGAAGCATTAGCTTGCGAAGTCCCGATAATCACCTCAAATGCCGGTGGTCTTCCTGAATTAAATCTTCATGGCATTACCGGATTTTTAAGTGATGTTGGTGATGTGGATGACATGGTGAAAAATGCGGCTTACATCCTGGATGACGCTAATCTGCCAACATTCAAGGCAAATGCCCTGGCGCGAGCAAAAGAATTTGATATTACTAAAATCCTTCCTCATTATGAGTCTTATTATGAGAAGGTTGTGGAAAATAGCAAGGCGATAGCGATATAG
- a CDS encoding NAD(P)/FAD-dependent oxidoreductase — translation MLPNIPYTQHKRVVIVGAGFGGLALAREIAKREDLQVVLIDRNNYHQFQPLFYQVAMAGLEPSSISFPLRKIFQSKKNVHIRITEVHNVNPDRKSITTDLGEITYDYLVIATGAVTNYFGMKEIEERAIPMKTVSEALALRNRILQNFEDALSVDSEEERAGLMSVVVVGGGPTGVELSGTLAEMKHFILPKDYPEMDFKTMEIHLLEGSKELLGAMSDESSQRSREYLEKMGVHIHTEQVVTGFDGKYVTTKQGMRIRADNLVWAAGIKANPLNGLNPELIVRGGRIKVDQYNRVQGFEEIFALGDVAAMQEGEWENGHPQLAQPAIQQGKALARNVWRVMDGKKAVPFKYKDLGSMATVGRNRAVVDLPFIKFQGFMAWLTWMFVHLISIVGVKNRLLILINWVWNYATYDQSLRLILRPKTIEQISNKNEKNEEAVKQEA, via the coding sequence ATGTTACCAAACATTCCATATACACAACACAAGCGGGTAGTGATCGTAGGCGCGGGCTTTGGCGGACTTGCATTGGCAAGGGAAATTGCCAAGCGTGAGGACTTGCAAGTCGTGCTGATTGACCGCAATAATTACCACCAGTTTCAGCCGTTGTTCTATCAGGTGGCAATGGCCGGCCTTGAACCAAGCTCCATTTCTTTTCCGCTCCGGAAAATCTTTCAATCCAAAAAGAACGTACATATACGCATCACCGAGGTGCACAATGTGAATCCCGACCGCAAATCCATCACCACGGATTTGGGCGAAATTACTTACGACTATCTGGTAATCGCGACGGGTGCCGTTACCAATTATTTTGGAATGAAGGAAATTGAAGAAAGGGCAATCCCGATGAAAACGGTTTCCGAGGCATTGGCTTTGAGAAACAGAATATTACAAAATTTCGAGGATGCCCTTTCTGTGGATTCGGAAGAGGAGCGCGCCGGGTTAATGAGTGTGGTGGTGGTCGGCGGCGGTCCTACCGGGGTCGAATTGTCGGGAACGCTGGCGGAGATGAAGCATTTTATTTTACCAAAGGATTACCCTGAAATGGATTTCAAAACCATGGAGATCCATTTACTCGAAGGTTCAAAGGAACTTTTGGGTGCGATGTCAGACGAATCGTCTCAAAGATCGAGGGAATACCTTGAAAAAATGGGCGTGCACATTCATACAGAGCAAGTTGTAACTGGTTTTGATGGGAAATATGTGACTACGAAGCAAGGAATGCGGATTCGGGCTGATAACTTGGTTTGGGCCGCGGGGATTAAGGCAAATCCTTTGAATGGTTTGAATCCTGAGTTGATTGTTCGTGGCGGGCGCATTAAAGTGGATCAGTACAATCGCGTCCAGGGTTTTGAAGAAATTTTTGCGCTGGGCGATGTGGCAGCGATGCAGGAGGGTGAATGGGAAAATGGCCATCCGCAACTGGCTCAGCCGGCAATTCAGCAGGGTAAGGCGCTCGCCCGGAATGTATGGCGTGTCATGGATGGCAAGAAAGCGGTGCCATTTAAGTATAAAGATCTGGGTTCCATGGCCACAGTAGGCCGGAACAGGGCAGTTGTAGACTTGCCTTTTATCAAATTCCAAGGTTTCATGGCCTGGCTGACGTGGATGTTCGTCCATTTGATTTCCATAGTGGGCGTGAAGAACCGTTTGCTTATTTTGATCAACTGGGTTTGGAACTACGCTACGTATGACCAGTCATTGCGCTTGATCCTGAGGCCAAAAACGATAGAGCAAATATCCAATAAGAATGAGAAGAACGAAGAAGCCGTGAAACAGGAAGCCTGA
- a CDS encoding geranylgeranylglycerol-phosphate geranylgeranyltransferase, with protein MNVSARPKITLWDYVTGSARLVRMTNLVIVVMTQYLTRILLIGPRHEWRSIIADADMFVLSLSTVCIAAAGYIINDYFDIKIDIVNKPERVVVGRYLKRRWAMGAHQVLNVMGAVFGLVVSPYIFVINVFSITLLWFYSERYKRLPFIGNFIVSLLTGLSLLILTVHFPVNRHLVFIYAVFSFFISLVREIVKDMEDIKGDEAHGCRTLPIIWGIRRTKNFLYVILLMFVATLFVMARALDNNVLIILFFLLLIPIAWLCASLARADTRRDFKQISSLCKIIMLLGLVTMIWA; from the coding sequence ATGAATGTGTCTGCAAGACCAAAAATTACTTTATGGGATTACGTTACCGGAAGCGCCCGGCTGGTCCGTATGACCAACCTGGTGATTGTGGTGATGACTCAATATTTGACGCGTATTTTACTGATTGGTCCCCGGCACGAATGGCGAAGCATTATCGCGGATGCAGATATGTTCGTTTTATCGCTTTCAACGGTTTGCATTGCAGCAGCAGGTTACATTATTAATGATTATTTTGATATAAAAATCGACATTGTAAATAAGCCGGAGCGCGTGGTGGTCGGGCGGTATCTGAAACGCCGCTGGGCTATGGGTGCGCACCAGGTGCTGAATGTGATGGGTGCGGTTTTCGGATTGGTTGTGAGTCCTTATATTTTTGTGATCAATGTATTTTCGATCACATTGCTGTGGTTTTATTCAGAGCGTTACAAAAGGCTGCCTTTCATTGGCAACTTTATCGTCTCGCTGCTGACGGGTCTTTCCCTGCTGATCCTGACCGTTCATTTCCCTGTTAACCGTCATTTGGTGTTCATCTACGCGGTTTTTTCCTTCTTTATTTCGCTTGTCCGGGAAATTGTCAAGGATATGGAGGACATCAAAGGCGACGAAGCTCACGGCTGCCGGACCCTGCCTATTATCTGGGGCATTCGCAGAACGAAGAACTTCCTGTATGTGATCCTGTTAATGTTCGTAGCCACCCTGTTTGTGATGGCACGCGCGCTGGATAATAATGTATTGATTATCTTATTCTTCCTTCTTCTGATCCCCATCGCCTGGCTGTGTGCAAGCCTGGCGCGGGCCGATACACGACGTGATTTCAAACAAATCAGCAGCCTCTGCAAGATTATTATGCTGCTCGGCCTGGTTACGATGATCTGGGCATAA